In one Neobacillus sp. CF12 genomic region, the following are encoded:
- the treC gene encoding alpha,alpha-phosphotrehalase — translation MSTSWWKTAVVYQIYPKSFYDSTGNGTGDIQGIIGKLDYLKELGVDVLWLTPIYKSPQRDNGYDISDYYNIQEEYGTMDDFDQLLEQAHKRGIKIIMDIVINHTSTEHEWFKQAKSSKDNPYRDFYIWKDGKDGLPPTNWESKFGGSAWQWDETTGQYYLHLFDVTQADLNWENPKVREALYGMMHFWLKKGVDGFRLDVINLISKDQQFPQDDSDGRKFYTDGPRIHEFLHEMNQEVFSKYDIMTVGEMSSTSIDNCIRYTNPREEELNMTFSFHHLKVDYPNGDKWTKADFDFHALKDILSKWQVEMNKGGGWNALFWCNHDQPRVVSRFGDDKQFHKESAKMLATTIHMMQGTPYIYQGEEFGMTNPEFNKIEEYRDVESLNTFEIKKNEGLSEQEIIEILKQKSRDNSRTPVQWDSSKHAGFTTGTPWIHTASNYKEINAENAMKDPDSVFYHYQELIRLRKEYDVITNGDYELISEEDDSIFAFVRKTENEILLLINNFYGSDTMYSLPVKLDIAGLSNTVLLSNYADSAPLEREIKLRPYESIVYYLKK, via the coding sequence ATGTCAACATCATGGTGGAAAACAGCAGTAGTATATCAAATTTATCCAAAAAGCTTTTATGATTCAACCGGTAATGGTACAGGCGATATCCAAGGAATCATCGGAAAACTAGACTACTTAAAGGAGTTAGGTGTAGATGTTCTTTGGCTCACTCCGATTTATAAATCCCCCCAACGAGATAATGGTTATGACATAAGCGACTATTACAACATTCAAGAAGAATACGGCACGATGGATGACTTCGACCAACTTCTTGAACAAGCACATAAGCGCGGAATCAAGATCATTATGGATATTGTCATCAACCATACATCCACGGAACATGAGTGGTTCAAGCAAGCAAAATCCTCAAAAGACAATCCATACCGCGATTTTTATATATGGAAAGATGGGAAAGATGGCCTCCCTCCTACCAACTGGGAATCAAAATTTGGCGGATCTGCCTGGCAATGGGATGAAACGACGGGTCAGTACTACCTACATTTATTTGATGTTACCCAGGCAGATTTAAACTGGGAAAACCCAAAAGTTCGTGAAGCATTATATGGAATGATGCATTTTTGGCTTAAAAAAGGCGTAGATGGCTTTAGACTTGATGTCATCAATTTAATTTCAAAAGATCAGCAGTTCCCTCAAGATGATAGTGATGGACGTAAGTTTTACACAGATGGGCCCAGAATACATGAGTTTCTCCATGAGATGAACCAAGAGGTATTTTCAAAATATGACATCATGACCGTTGGCGAAATGTCATCAACATCCATCGATAATTGTATTCGCTACACAAATCCACGTGAAGAAGAGCTCAATATGACGTTCAGCTTCCATCATTTAAAAGTGGATTATCCAAATGGTGACAAGTGGACCAAAGCCGATTTTGACTTCCATGCGCTGAAAGATATCTTGTCAAAATGGCAGGTAGAAATGAATAAAGGCGGAGGCTGGAATGCCCTCTTCTGGTGCAATCATGACCAACCACGTGTTGTCTCAAGGTTCGGTGATGATAAGCAGTTTCATAAAGAATCAGCCAAAATGCTTGCGACGACTATCCATATGATGCAAGGTACCCCTTATATTTATCAAGGGGAAGAATTCGGGATGACCAATCCGGAGTTTAACAAGATTGAAGAGTATCGGGATGTGGAATCATTAAATACCTTTGAAATTAAGAAAAATGAAGGACTGTCAGAGCAAGAGATTATTGAAATTCTAAAGCAAAAATCTCGTGACAATTCCAGAACTCCCGTTCAATGGGATTCTAGTAAACATGCTGGATTTACAACGGGCACGCCTTGGATTCATACAGCATCGAACTATAAGGAAATTAATGCAGAAAATGCGATGAAGGACCCGGACTCTGTTTTTTATCATTATCAAGAACTCATTCGTTTGCGAAAAGAATATGATGTGATCACAAACGGTGATTATGAATTGATTTCCGAGGAAGATGACTCTATCTTTGCTTTTGTACGAAAAACAGAAAATGAAATACTATTGTTGATTAATAATTTTTATGGATCAGACACAATGTATTCTCTCCCAGTGAAGTTAGACATTGCTGGTTTGTCAAACACTGTGTTACTCTCAAACTATGCGGACTCTGCCCCACTTGAAAGAGAAATAAAGTTACGGCCGTACGAGTCCATTGTTTATTATTTGAAAAAATAA
- the treR gene encoding trehalose operon repressor: MTNKYQIIFNKIVDQIKNGELPPNSLLPSENELKEQYDTSRETIRKALNLLAQNGYIQKVRGKGSIVIDINKFDFPVSGLVSFKELADKMEKKPRTIVNELSFIIKPDAYIKQQLQLSGKDQVWKIVRTREIGGNKIILDKDYLAAKFVPSITEEICANSIYAYLENELNLKISFAKKEIVVDEPTAEDRSFLDLEGYHNIVVIKNYVYLEDASLFQYTESRHRPDKFRFVDFARRTQ; this comes from the coding sequence ATGACAAACAAGTATCAAATTATTTTTAATAAAATCGTGGATCAAATTAAAAATGGTGAACTCCCGCCCAACTCCCTTCTTCCCTCTGAAAATGAATTGAAGGAACAGTACGATACATCTAGGGAAACCATTCGAAAGGCGTTAAACCTACTTGCTCAAAACGGATACATCCAAAAGGTAAGAGGAAAAGGTTCAATTGTCATTGATATTAACAAGTTTGACTTTCCGGTTTCGGGATTGGTTAGTTTTAAAGAACTCGCCGACAAAATGGAAAAAAAGCCGCGAACAATTGTCAATGAGCTTTCATTCATTATCAAGCCTGATGCCTATATCAAGCAACAGCTTCAGCTTTCAGGAAAGGACCAAGTGTGGAAGATTGTTAGAACCCGGGAAATTGGCGGCAACAAAATAATCCTTGATAAGGATTACCTTGCCGCAAAATTCGTTCCTTCCATAACAGAGGAAATTTGTGCAAACTCCATTTATGCCTACCTTGAAAATGAGTTAAACCTGAAAATTAGTTTTGCAAAAAAGGAAATTGTCGTCGATGAACCAACTGCGGAAGATCGGTCGTTTTTAGACTTGGAAGGCTATCATAATATCGTTGTTATTAAAAACTATGTGTATCTTGAGGATGCCTCCCTTTTTCAATATACAGAATCCCGGCACCGTCCGGACAAATTCCGGTTCGTCGACTTTGCACGTAGAACACAGTAA
- a CDS encoding class I SAM-dependent methyltransferase: protein MSSTFAKWYDFFMSPLEQRKFKRIRSELLKGASGKVLEIGSGTGINFPLYYNVDTVTAIEPSLPMIERSFTKQKSTVVPIEIVNASAENLPFKDHTFDTVVATLVFCTIPNVEKAIHELKRVCKPDGKILLFEHVKMENTVLSKMQESLTPFWKRVCDGCCLNRETLKEFTNKGLEVETVEHFYKDLFIVAVLRNRK from the coding sequence ATGAGCAGTACATTTGCAAAATGGTATGATTTTTTTATGAGTCCCTTGGAACAGAGAAAGTTTAAGAGGATTCGGAGTGAGTTACTTAAGGGTGCGAGCGGAAAGGTGCTTGAGATTGGTTCAGGGACTGGAATTAACTTTCCATTGTATTACAATGTTGATACAGTCACCGCCATCGAACCAAGTCTGCCTATGATTGAGCGATCTTTTACAAAACAGAAATCAACTGTGGTACCGATAGAAATTGTTAATGCGAGCGCGGAGAATCTGCCTTTTAAAGATCATACATTTGATACCGTAGTGGCAACGTTGGTATTTTGCACAATCCCGAATGTTGAGAAGGCTATTCATGAGCTAAAAAGAGTGTGTAAACCAGATGGAAAGATCCTGCTGTTCGAACACGTGAAAATGGAAAACACTGTGCTTAGCAAAATGCAGGAAAGCTTAACACCATTTTGGAAAAGAGTCTGTGACGGCTGTTGCTTGAATAGAGAGACATTAAAGGAATTTACAAATAAAGGTTTAGAGGTAGAGACAGTAGAGCATTTTTATAAAGATCTCTTTATTGTGGCTGTATTAAGAAATAGAAAATAA
- a CDS encoding saccharopine dehydrogenase NADP-binding domain-containing protein: MKDHQTVISILGSAGGVAKSVLSILNQSVLNDKDPIHRIITQSTIHLIDYKQKEPQYYQNLFPNLSHQLVTHQFDLKNKKQVMKHLTSTNTTIVIDVSWADTVEMLQCCDQLGIRYVNSALENSFIDDNEEQFAGFPLIERILYFEKHKDKFKNTTAIVCSGMNPGVVQWMAIELMNQNPAEKPLGCYIVEHDSSFLKDASQAKKDVIYTTWAPECFLDEAILCYPMFMKNRTPLFLYEDVYNVEFQVTLGNKMFYGCLMPHEEVYTLGKLFDMETGFLYKVNDHTTKIIRNHMDNTDVLWDFEMKVLDPLVNPLNGEDLVGVLLVYQDKERYIYNVLDNERIFAQYKTNATYFQVACGIYASLSVLLLDQIPKGVHYVDELLLKTNNHFGHYLTCYMTDFVIDENNTSDGLLLQRMREFKD, translated from the coding sequence ATGAAAGATCACCAAACAGTCATATCCATTCTTGGAAGTGCTGGCGGGGTGGCAAAATCTGTCCTTTCGATTTTAAATCAATCAGTATTGAATGATAAAGACCCTATTCATCGTATCATTACACAAAGTACAATTCACTTAATTGATTATAAGCAAAAGGAACCCCAGTATTACCAGAACCTATTTCCGAATTTATCGCACCAGTTAGTCACCCATCAGTTTGACCTTAAGAATAAGAAACAGGTGATGAAGCATTTAACCAGCACAAATACAACGATTGTCATTGATGTTTCATGGGCAGATACGGTTGAAATGCTACAATGCTGTGACCAGCTGGGTATCCGATATGTAAATTCTGCACTAGAAAATTCCTTTATTGATGATAACGAAGAACAGTTTGCCGGTTTTCCCCTGATAGAACGTATTCTTTATTTTGAAAAGCATAAGGACAAGTTTAAGAATACCACAGCGATTGTATGCTCTGGAATGAATCCTGGCGTGGTTCAATGGATGGCGATTGAACTTATGAATCAAAATCCGGCAGAAAAACCTCTTGGCTGCTACATCGTCGAACATGATAGCTCCTTTCTAAAGGATGCATCACAGGCAAAAAAAGACGTTATTTATACCACTTGGGCTCCGGAATGCTTTCTAGATGAAGCGATTTTATGCTATCCCATGTTCATGAAGAATCGTACTCCACTCTTTCTATATGAAGATGTCTACAATGTCGAATTCCAAGTAACATTGGGAAATAAGATGTTTTACGGTTGTTTGATGCCACATGAAGAAGTCTATACACTGGGTAAATTGTTTGACATGGAAACCGGTTTCTTGTATAAGGTGAATGACCATACCACCAAGATTATCCGTAATCATATGGATAACACCGATGTTTTATGGGATTTTGAAATGAAAGTCCTCGATCCCCTTGTAAATCCACTTAATGGTGAGGACCTTGTTGGTGTATTGCTGGTTTACCAAGACAAAGAGCGTTATATTTACAACGTATTAGATAACGAAAGAATCTTTGCTCAATACAAAACAAACGCTACCTACTTCCAGGTCGCATGCGGTATTTATGCCTCACTCTCTGTCCTTCTGCTCGATCAAATTCCAAAAGGTGTTCACTATGTGGACGAGCTATTACTAAAAACAAACAATCACTTTGGTCATTATTTAACCTGCTATATGACGGATTTTGTTATTGATGAAAATAATACAAGTGATGGTCTTCTTTTACAGCGAATGAGAGAATTTAAAGATTAA
- a CDS encoding RraA family protein, with protein sequence MENIIKEFRSIPTTCISDAMDGLNNLHPTIKPLKEEYKLAGRAFTVKVPVGENLSVLKAISEAKPGDILVVDAKGDQYRAIAGDFVVGMAQTLGIGGLVVDGVIRDIVGIKALNFPVFSRGTTVAASGKAGVGEVNVPISCGGVPVNPGDIIVGDADGVVVIPQAKEQQILDDSLEKMKKDESREKNISGNPEAIRKHLEQLLSK encoded by the coding sequence ATGGAAAATATTATTAAGGAGTTTCGTAGTATTCCAACTACTTGTATTTCTGATGCCATGGATGGATTAAATAATCTCCATCCCACTATTAAACCACTAAAGGAAGAATACAAGCTTGCAGGTAGAGCCTTCACGGTAAAAGTTCCTGTTGGTGAAAATCTTTCGGTCTTAAAAGCTATTTCTGAGGCAAAGCCAGGTGATATTTTAGTTGTCGATGCAAAAGGTGATCAATACAGAGCTATAGCAGGTGATTTTGTGGTCGGAATGGCACAAACATTGGGTATCGGCGGTTTAGTCGTCGATGGAGTGATTCGAGATATTGTTGGTATAAAAGCGTTGAATTTTCCTGTTTTCTCAAGGGGAACAACTGTCGCAGCAAGCGGGAAAGCAGGAGTCGGTGAAGTGAATGTGCCTATTTCTTGTGGGGGGGTTCCAGTGAACCCTGGAGATATCATTGTTGGTGATGCGGACGGAGTGGTTGTGATTCCTCAAGCAAAGGAACAACAGATTTTGGATGATTCTTTAGAAAAAATGAAAAAAGATGAATCTAGAGAAAAAAATATATCCGGAAATCCTGAAGCAATACGGAAACATCTAGAACAATTATTATCAAAATAA
- a CDS encoding cytochrome c: MKKILSIVFFLLLLGVLAACGNDEQTTSEEPQTEETAGSEDSSGNEDSDTTEDPASTSLAGNEVFQKSCITCHSSGDIAGGQGKLDGAKIHADFKTKEDLLAFVEKNMPKSAPASLSKDEYQAVVDYLWDQK, encoded by the coding sequence TTGAAGAAGATTTTGAGTATTGTATTCTTTTTGTTACTGCTAGGGGTATTGGCTGCATGTGGTAATGATGAGCAAACGACTAGTGAGGAACCGCAAACGGAAGAAACCGCGGGAAGTGAGGATTCAAGCGGGAACGAGGACTCTGACACTACCGAGGACCCAGCATCAACATCGCTTGCAGGGAATGAGGTATTCCAAAAGAGCTGTATTACTTGCCACAGTTCTGGAGACATTGCTGGAGGTCAAGGAAAGCTTGACGGTGCAAAAATTCATGCTGACTTTAAAACAAAAGAAGACCTCTTAGCTTTTGTTGAAAAGAATATGCCAAAAAGTGCTCCTGCTTCTTTATCAAAAGATGAGTATCAAGCAGTAGTAGACTATTTATGGGATCAAAAATAA